Proteins encoded in a region of the Lycorma delicatula isolate Av1 chromosome 6, ASM4794821v1, whole genome shotgun sequence genome:
- the TAF1C-like gene encoding TATA box-binding protein-associated factor RNA polymerase I subunit C-like, whose protein sequence is MSESITVPNDISAVNVIKELKETDFKSLVHSTIPSLNIYIDNEESEHLKKKYVEEYDCSSYSCSVCMPYGDPAVFIEDNLNWLDPSTELVHDKKRWERQKEKIILANLKTTHYQPYRLKSGRIKKASTGTVKLAQHLDNDPDPNFSGFYNWYYTDGVVNTLSYLNDYSLISVRDSIPGIVVITPIEITGTDCVPSETKTKYLHTGNKQAVLQTAVSDSYIAVRQRNFSSLFKIYDVGKFKKIHSHNEMNDSIISISINDKLNGEYCTLTTSHKLNIWSPEMKNESKISVNLDKFCNKSCDHWGSVKYLTNNNIIISTRSCVYLKDLRTNVEKNIHEWNPKLNSMLCDNVSLITKSSCNEKNIYLGTTHHLFEIDLRQGFTKQWKHMMESPPLFGSSCSISNNEVVFIGSQNINEICCIETEKGNVAPFLLPSPDEMITNAKFKGFCLNPSISTRCNLSMIGLTSIPYNLNDTGVCVFRNTSVGDLFYQKLITNDEPAIDFNHIDLTVLSSWEEKCIKAIENLSSRPLKVTGSLSNDNLNKILIKPNKQILNNISRKCKVDKKVQIDKSWRFSKQKLLSLNDPLSQCLLDIWDIEDDEWCVNNKNKPKSSEGININSKINNWLAQSLNSELTVQSHNGDNSNEHLVPSITDSTTVSFPYENTSENMLGLHFLDDSVRSTNEVNDLTNTRQTDVHSNISDDHEDSMEENIDSDNLFTSNIKKKINSTVTSAECKSRFSSGF, encoded by the coding sequence ATGTCTGAAAGTATCACTGTACCTAATGATATTTCAGCTGTGAATGTtataaaagaattgaaagaaaCTGATTTTAAGTCATTAGTTCATTCTACAATTccatcattaaatatttacatcGATAATGAGGAAagtgaacatttaaaaaagaaatatgttgaaGAGTATGATTGTTCATCATACAGCTGCTCAGTGTGCATGCCGTATGGTGATCCTGCAGTCTTTATAGAAGACAATTTAAATTGGCTTGATCCTTCTACAGAATTAGTGCATGATAAAAAAAGATGggaaagacaaaaagaaaaaattatcttagctaatttaaaaacaacacattATCAGCCATATAGATTAAAAAGTGGTCGCATAAAGAAAGCGTCTACAGGAACAGTGAAATTAGCACAACATCTGGATAATGATCCAGATCCCAATTTTTCAGGATTTTATAATTGGTACTATACTGATGGTGTTGTAAAtacattatcatatttaaatgattattcattaatttcagtTCGTGACAGTATACCTGGAATAGTTGTAATTACACCTATAGAAATTACTGGAACAGATTGCGTTCCctctgaaacaaaaacaaaatatttgcataCGGGAAATAAACAAGCTGTACTTCAAACAGCAGTAAGTGACAGTTATATAGCAGTTCGTCaaagaaatttttcaagtttattcaaaatctatgatgtaggaaaatttaaaaagattcacAGCCATAATGAAATGAATGATAGTATTATAAGTATATCaattaatgacaaattaaatGGTGAATATTGTACTCTTACAACatctcataaattaaatatatggtctcctgaaatgaaaaatgaaagtaaaattagtgtaaatcttgataaattttgtaataaatcatgTGATCATTGGGgtagtgtaaaatatttaacaaataataacattattatatcaaCTAGATCTTGTGTTTATCTTAAAGATTTAAgaacaaatgttgaaaaaaatattcatgaatggAATCCAAAACTGAATAGTATGTTATGTGATAATGTATCCTTAATTACAAAAAGTagctgtaatgaaaaaaatatttatttaggaaCTACCCatcatttatttgaaatagaCTTAAGACAAGGTTTTACAAAACAATGGAAGCATATGATGGAATCCCCACCATTATTTGGTAGCTCATGTTCTATTTCAAATAATGAAGTTGTATTTATTGGAAgtcaaaatattaatgaaatttgttgtatTGAGACCGAAAAAGGAAATGTTGCACCTTTTTTGTTACCTTCGCCTGATGAAATGATTACAAACgcaaaatttaaaggtttttgtcTTAATCCATCCATATCTACCAGATGTAATTTAAGTATGATTGGATTAACTAGTATTCCTTACAATTTAAATGATACTGGTGTCTGTGTTTTTAGAAATACATCAGTTGGTGATTTATTTTACcagaaattaataacaaatgatgAACCTGCTATTGATTTTAATCATATTGATCTTACAGTATTATCATCCTGGGAAGAAAAGTGCATTAAAGCTATAGAAAATTTGTCAAGTCGGCCATTAAAAGTTACTGGTAGTTTGAGCAatgataacttaaataaaatattaataaaaccaaataaacaaatattgaataatatttcaagaaaGTGTAAAGTTGACAAAAAAGTTCAAATTGATAAGTCTTGGAGAttctctaaacaaaaattattaagtttaaatgatCCACTATCACAGTGCCTTTTAGATATATGGGATATAGAAGATGATGAGTggtgtgttaataataaaaataaacctaaaagtagcgaaggtataaatattaattcaaaaataaataattggctGGCTCAGTCCTTAAATAGCGAACTGACAGTTCAGAGTCATAATGGTGATAATAGTAATGAACATTTAGTACCCTCTATCACAGATAGCACAACTGTTTCATTTCCTTATGAAAATACTAGTGAAAATATGTTAGGGTTACATTTTTTAGATGATAGTGTACGATCAACAAATGAAGTTAATGATTTAACTAATACAAGGCAGACTGATGTACATAGTAATATTTCTGATGATCATGAAGATTCGATGGAAGAAAATATTGATTctgataatttgtttacatcaaatataaagaaaaaaatcaatagtacTGTTACTAGTGCAGAATGTAAATCAAGGTTTTCTTCTGGTTTttag